From a single Apium graveolens cultivar Ventura chromosome 2, ASM990537v1, whole genome shotgun sequence genomic region:
- the LOC141705923 gene encoding LOW QUALITY PROTEIN: abscisic acid 8'-hydroxylase 3-like (The sequence of the model RefSeq protein was modified relative to this genomic sequence to represent the inferred CDS: substituted 2 bases at 2 genomic stop codons), whose translation MVIALVLFLVFLVALWKFAWAAPKELEGIPGNLGWPVVGESSSFLSEFSSPQGIYSFIKNRQKRYGKVFKSYVLGKYTIFMTGRDAGKILLTGKDGLVTLNLFYTGKQVLGSTSLLQQSDEEHKRLRRLIVEPLSFDSLKKYIQSINTLAAETLDQWLDREVLVLEEASVFTLKVIGNMIMSLEPTGTEQDKFRTNFKSISSSFASLPLKLPGTAYDRGIKARDRMYAMFDSIISKRRSGKSVHQDFLESLIQKHTKNDWGEDQDDKLTDKQLKDNILPLLVAGHDTTTAALTWLIKFIAENPDVLERLRKEHTEILDNRKTGSSLTWSEVTNMPYTTKLISETLRMATILPWYSRKVAQDFQITXLXSYNFCLFISFNVYNQLQAPIKPFGYLGFGSGPRMCPGIYLAKLELCIFVHHLVCRYKWTALEKDDSVQPTLVRMPKNKLPIKVEAL comes from the exons ATGGTCATCGCTCTCGTGTTGTTCCTTGTGTTTTTAGTTGCATTATGGAAATTTGCATGGGCTGCTCCAAAGGAGTTGGAAGGAATTCCTGGTAACCTGGGTTGGCCTGTTGTTGGTGAAAGTTCATCATTTCTGTCAGAGTTTTCGAGTCCTCAGGGGATTTACAGTTTCATCAAAAATAGACAAAAA AGGTATGGCAAGGTGTTCAAGAGCTATGTACTAGGTAAATATACAATTTTCATGACCGGGAGAGACGCAGGCAAGATTTTGTTGACAGGGAAAGATGGTTTGGTTACCTTAAACCTCTTTTATACTGGAAAACAGGTACTTGGTTCGACAAGCTTGCTCCAACAGTCTGATGAAGAACATAAGCGGCTCCGCAGATTGATTGTTGAGCCTCTCTCATTTGATAGCCTCAAAAAATACATTCAATCTATAAATACTTTGGCTGCTGAAACATTAGACCAGTGGCTAGACCGGGAGGTTTTGGTTCTTGAAGAGGCTTCTGTA TTCACATTAAAGGTGATAGGAAACATGATTATGAGCTTGGAACCTACTGGTACAGAGCAAGACAAATTCCGAACTAATTTTAAATCAATTTCTTCCTCATTTGCATCCTTGCCACTCAAGCTTCCTGGAACTGCTTATGATCGAGGTATTAAG GCACGCGATAGGATGTATGCCATGTTTGATTCAATTATTTCCAAAAGAAGATCAGGAAAAAGTGTACACCAGGACTTCCTGGAGTCACTGATACAGAAACATACTAAAAATGATTGGGGAGAAGATCAAGATGATAAACTGACGGATAAACAGTTAAAGGACAACATCCTACCATTGCTCGTCGCTGGACATGATACCACCACTGCAGCACTGACATGGCTCATTAAATTTATTGCAGAAAATCCAGATGTTTTGGAACGTCTCAGG AAAGAACACACGGAAATTCTGGATAACAGAAAAACAGGATCAAGCCTCACATGGTCAGAAGTCACAAACATGCCTTACACAACAAAA CTTATTAGTGAAACTCTTCGTATGGCAACAATTTTACCTTGGTATTCAAGAAAAGTTGCTCAGGACTTTCAGATTACTTGACTTTAGTCGTATAACTTCTGTCTGTTTATTAGTTTCAATGTTTATAACCAATTGCAGGCACCCATAAAGCCTTTTGGATACCTTGGATTTGGAAGCGGACCTCGGATGTGCCCAGGAATCTACCTTGCAAAGCTGGAGCTTTGTATATTTGTTCACCATCTTGTTTGCAGATACAA GTGGACAGCTCTGGAGAAAGATGACAGTGTCCAACCAACACTAGTCCGGATGCCCAAGAACAAGTTACCTATCAAAGTTGAGGCACTGTGA